The following are encoded together in the Roseobacter denitrificans OCh 114 genome:
- a CDS encoding TRAP transporter substrate-binding protein, whose amino-acid sequence MKYLAVATCIALASGATTTSATELVGAVQFDENHAFTKALREFERVAGECSGGSLTFDLHLNSELGLEKDYFENMSQGIAVDYAIVSPSHMSTFSQKAPLMDMPFLFRDLDHWNAVMEQDALAPLAADVLAQADVRLIGYAGGGTRNLIVNKPVTTMEELEGLPMRVMGAPIQTRIFEAIKAAPSVIAYSEVYNAIQTGVIDAAENEAAGIEQMKFYEVGPEISLTRHAITVRPIAFSNATFERLTPEEQACVMEAGKAGGKLGRDIESGQDSEKLAAMEKAGLLQTHEFVERDKLLELAGPVKRAYAEELGATDVLEAIEAVN is encoded by the coding sequence ATGAAATACCTTGCTGTAGCAACATGCATTGCATTGGCGTCGGGGGCCACGACGACTTCGGCGACCGAACTCGTGGGCGCTGTGCAGTTTGATGAAAACCACGCCTTTACAAAAGCGCTTAGAGAATTCGAGCGTGTTGCAGGTGAATGCTCCGGGGGGTCGCTGACGTTTGATCTGCACCTGAACTCAGAGCTTGGACTTGAGAAGGATTACTTCGAAAACATGAGCCAGGGCATTGCGGTGGATTACGCCATTGTCAGCCCGTCGCATATGTCGACCTTTTCGCAAAAGGCACCCTTAATGGACATGCCGTTCCTGTTCCGCGACCTTGATCACTGGAATGCGGTGATGGAACAGGATGCGCTCGCGCCCCTTGCCGCGGATGTTTTGGCGCAGGCGGATGTGCGGCTGATCGGCTATGCGGGCGGTGGCACGCGCAACCTGATCGTAAACAAGCCCGTGACCACGATGGAAGAACTCGAAGGGCTGCCGATGCGCGTCATGGGAGCACCGATCCAGACCCGTATTTTCGAAGCCATCAAGGCGGCCCCCTCGGTCATCGCCTACAGCGAAGTGTATAACGCCATCCAGACCGGCGTGATCGACGCGGCTGAAAACGAGGCCGCAGGCATCGAACAGATGAAGTTCTATGAAGTCGGGCCGGAAATTTCGCTGACGCGCCATGCGATCACGGTACGTCCGATTGCGTTTTCGAACGCGACCTTTGAGCGGCTGACACCGGAAGAGCAGGCCTGTGTGATGGAAGCGGGCAAGGCCGGTGGCAAGCTGGGCCGCGATATTGAAAGCGGACAGGACAGTGAAAAGCTCGCGGCGATGGAAAAGGCGGGCTTGCTCCAGACCCATGAGTTCGTGGAACGCGACAAGCTTCTGGAACTCGCTGGTCCTGTCAAGCGGGCCTACGCCGAGGAACTCGGCGCCACGGATGTGCTTGAAGCGATCGAAGCGGTGAACTGA
- a CDS encoding polyphosphate polymerase domain-containing protein, which translates to MLENALTPISLADLNAKAEMLTRLDNKYVVPLSVLESLAPVLGDHFDILEIDGTRRFAYRTQYFDTPDMTSFRHHVQGRRRRSKLRTRHYLSADICFVEVKLKSLRKVTVKKRLPHDPDALDQLTDPALQFAEQSHLGHYGRGLNAPYLPVMQMQYERMTLVAREGGERLTIDRNLQFWNDRNEAATSPEMVVIETKSAFGRGIADSILRRNGSHPIGSCSKYCIGLAAIGLVPRFNRFLPAFRRLLPHLATPQSARVAMPQTA; encoded by the coding sequence GTGCTCGAGAATGCACTTACCCCGATTTCACTGGCGGATTTGAACGCCAAGGCTGAGATGCTGACGCGGCTGGACAATAAATATGTTGTGCCGCTGAGCGTTCTGGAGAGCCTCGCGCCCGTTCTTGGCGATCACTTTGATATTCTGGAAATCGATGGTACGCGACGGTTCGCCTATCGCACGCAGTATTTCGACACGCCCGACATGACGAGCTTTCGCCATCACGTGCAGGGGCGGCGGCGACGGTCCAAGCTGCGCACGCGACACTACCTCAGCGCCGACATTTGTTTCGTCGAGGTAAAACTGAAGTCACTGCGGAAAGTCACCGTCAAAAAGCGCCTGCCGCATGATCCCGATGCGTTGGACCAGTTGACGGACCCCGCGCTGCAATTCGCGGAGCAATCCCACCTCGGCCACTACGGTCGGGGCCTGAATGCCCCCTATTTGCCGGTGATGCAGATGCAATATGAAAGGATGACGCTGGTCGCCCGCGAGGGCGGTGAACGTCTGACCATTGATCGTAATCTGCAGTTCTGGAATGACAGGAATGAGGCGGCGACATCACCCGAAATGGTCGTGATCGAAACAAAGTCAGCCTTTGGGAGGGGAATTGCAGACAGCATCCTGCGCCGCAACGGCTCCCATCCGATCGGGTCCTGCTCCAAATATTGCATCGGTCTTGCCGCGATCGGACTTGTCCCGCGCTTCAACAGGTTCTTGCCTGCTTTCCGGCGCCTCTTGCCTCATCTCGCGACCCCGCAATCTGCGCGCGTTGCGATGCCGCAGACCGCATGA
- a CDS encoding DUF4956 domain-containing protein, which translates to MTAVSELGDLGFRFLINIIATVILIYGLYYRRHGDRVLATTAAMFNIFAFAVLAKLSSVEFSLAAGFGLFAILALFNLRSEQIGRIEIAYFFGSIAIAVICSVGGTDILTVVVISACVLLGVYIVDHPALVRGSRAVTVTLDQIDPQLLSDSDEMRRTLSDRLGVNVTGFEIVSLNFVNELAIVSLTYNSKQRDVS; encoded by the coding sequence ATGACGGCAGTTTCGGAACTCGGTGACCTGGGTTTCAGGTTTCTGATCAATATCATCGCCACGGTGATCCTGATCTACGGCCTGTATTATCGCAGACATGGGGACCGCGTTCTTGCAACGACTGCGGCAATGTTCAACATCTTTGCTTTTGCGGTGCTCGCCAAACTCTCCAGCGTCGAATTCAGTCTCGCGGCCGGGTTTGGCCTTTTCGCCATTCTGGCGCTGTTCAATTTGCGTTCTGAACAGATCGGACGGATTGAGATCGCCTATTTCTTCGGATCAATCGCCATCGCCGTGATCTGCTCCGTCGGTGGCACCGACATACTGACGGTCGTGGTTATCTCCGCCTGCGTTTTGCTGGGCGTGTATATTGTCGATCACCCTGCTCTTGTGCGTGGCTCGCGCGCTGTCACGGTGACGTTGGATCAAATTGATCCACAGCTGTTGTCGGACTCCGATGAAATGCGCCGCACGCTCAGCGACAGGCTGGGCGTGAATGTGACGGGGTTCGAAATCGTGAGCCTCAATTTCGTGAACGAACTGGCCATCGTGAGCCTCACCTACAACAGCAAACAAAGGGATGTTTCATAG
- the fmdA gene encoding formamidase, whose product MADTLISVDLSESPHTNENVHNRWHPDIPINVWVEPGDDFKIETYDWTGGQIKNDDDAADVRDVELEQVHYLSGPIGVKGAEPGDLLVVDILDIGAVEEMNWGFNGFFSKNNGGGFLTDHFPSAQKSIWDFDGMFTKSRHVPGVKYAGLIHPGLIGCLPDRKMLDMWNTRETKLFNTDPERVPPLAALPNTQSAHMGAMKGETRDAAAAEAARTVPPREHGGNCDIKDLSRGCKIYFPVYVDGAGLSMGDLHFSQGDGEITFCGAIEMAGWLHLKVEIIKDGMAKYGIKNPIFKPSPIKPVYDDYLIFEGISVDESGEQHYLDVHIAYRQACLNAIEYLKKFGYTGAQAYSILGTAPVQGHISGVVDIPNACATLWLPNDIFEWDMMPNANGPTKYLDGSVDMPIAHDL is encoded by the coding sequence ACATTGATCTCAGTAGATCTGAGCGAAAGCCCGCATACGAACGAGAATGTGCACAACCGCTGGCACCCGGACATTCCGATCAACGTCTGGGTCGAACCCGGCGACGATTTCAAGATCGAGACCTATGACTGGACCGGCGGTCAGATCAAGAATGACGACGACGCCGCTGATGTGCGTGATGTCGAACTGGAGCAGGTACACTACCTCTCCGGTCCCATCGGGGTGAAGGGCGCAGAGCCCGGCGATCTGCTGGTCGTGGATATCCTCGATATTGGTGCTGTCGAGGAAATGAACTGGGGCTTCAACGGCTTCTTCTCCAAGAATAACGGTGGTGGGTTCCTGACCGATCACTTCCCATCGGCGCAGAAATCAATCTGGGATTTCGACGGTATGTTCACCAAATCCCGCCACGTGCCGGGGGTGAAATACGCGGGGTTGATCCACCCGGGTCTCATTGGCTGTTTGCCCGACCGCAAGATGCTGGACATGTGGAACACGCGCGAAACCAAGCTCTTCAATACGGACCCCGAGCGCGTACCGCCGCTTGCAGCTTTGCCAAATACGCAAAGCGCGCATATGGGCGCCATGAAAGGTGAGACACGCGATGCCGCCGCCGCAGAGGCCGCCCGCACCGTCCCCCCGCGCGAACATGGCGGGAATTGCGACATCAAGGATCTGAGCCGCGGCTGCAAGATCTATTTCCCGGTTTATGTAGATGGCGCCGGGCTTTCCATGGGCGATTTGCACTTCAGTCAAGGCGACGGCGAGATCACGTTTTGCGGGGCCATCGAGATGGCAGGCTGGCTGCATCTCAAGGTCGAGATCATCAAGGATGGCATGGCGAAATACGGGATCAAGAACCCGATCTTCAAACCGTCTCCGATCAAACCGGTTTATGACGACTACCTGATCTTTGAAGGGATTTCGGTCGATGAGAGTGGCGAACAGCACTATCTGGATGTGCATATCGCTTACCGGCAGGCCTGTCTGAACGCGATCGAGTACCTCAAGAAATTCGGCTACACCGGTGCGCAGGCCTATTCCATTCTGGGCACCGCGCCGGTGCAGGGCCATATCTCGGGCGTGGTGGATATACCCAACGCCTGCGCCACGCTCTGGCTGCCAAATGACATCTTTGAATGGGATATGATGCCAAATGCGAATGGGCCGACCAAATATCTTGACGGCTCCGTCGATATGCCAATCGCCCACGATCTTTAA
- a CDS encoding FmdB family zinc ribbon protein, producing the protein MPLYDYFCDDCGPFTAFASLDNFQDPCDCPHCATTAPRVLMNAPRLAVMSSGARRAHETNERSADSPKRSNHGPGCSCCSSSKARPSKTLHHANGAKSFPTKRPWMISH; encoded by the coding sequence ATGCCTCTTTATGACTACTTCTGTGATGACTGCGGTCCGTTCACAGCCTTTGCCTCACTCGATAACTTTCAGGACCCCTGCGATTGCCCGCACTGCGCAACAACCGCGCCGCGCGTCCTGATGAACGCCCCGCGCCTTGCCGTGATGTCCAGTGGCGCACGCCGCGCCCATGAAACCAATGAACGCAGCGCGGATAGCCCGAAACGCTCCAATCATGGGCCCGGATGTTCCTGTTGTTCATCCTCCAAAGCGCGCCCCTCAAAGACGTTGCATCATGCAAATGGCGCAAAATCATTTCCAACCAAGCGGCCCTGGATGATTTCTCATTAG
- a CDS encoding TRAP transporter small permease encodes MRMFLEGYYRLLKILITLLMAALIVPVTMQILSRYTGMVPRYIWTEEIARFCFVWIILIGAMIAVRDGTHFDVDVLPHTQNRYVEFASKLFVHLSILVMALSFLWWGRDFFVLGARQQSEISGLPMWMIYVAWPIAGGTWAIFTVERIFDDFQALKTGAIDGAG; translated from the coding sequence ATGCGTATGTTTCTGGAAGGCTACTACCGCCTTCTGAAAATCCTCATCACCTTGTTGATGGCCGCGCTGATCGTGCCGGTCACGATGCAGATTCTGAGCCGCTATACAGGCATGGTGCCGCGCTATATCTGGACGGAAGAGATCGCGCGCTTCTGTTTTGTATGGATTATCCTGATCGGTGCGATGATCGCTGTTCGGGACGGCACGCATTTCGACGTTGATGTATTGCCCCATACGCAGAACCGATACGTTGAATTTGCGTCAAAACTGTTTGTGCACCTGTCCATTCTTGTGATGGCGCTGTCGTTCCTGTGGTGGGGGCGCGATTTCTTTGTGCTTGGTGCACGTCAACAATCCGAAATATCAGGTCTGCCCATGTGGATGATCTATGTCGCCTGGCCCATCGCGGGGGGCACATGGGCGATATTCACCGTTGAGCGCATATTCGATGATTTTCAGGCGCTGAAGACTGGAGCGATTGATGGGGCCGGGTGA
- a CDS encoding TRAP transporter large permease — translation MGPGEVAAILFGTFGILVALRVPVAFALGLAVVPVFFIEDRLTPVLLMREMFKSYNAFILLAVPFFLLAANLMNAAGITDRLIRLARAMVGHLPGGVGHVNVVVSMLFAGTSGSSTADAAGIGSLLIPQMKKEGYDSSFAVAITACSSVMGVIIPPSILMIVWGGLMSVSIGGLFLAGVVPGILIAGSQMITVYVYAKRRGYPVHTRSTLMELFRAAAGASLALMTPLIIVGGIVGGFFTPTEASVVAVLYSLFLGMLIYRTITPRQLPHILYDSARFAAITLFCIGTASAFGWCLAYFKIPATLVAYIDQLGLGVIGIGIMCALAFLLIGMFIDAIPAIIILGTVLFPVTQHVGMHPIHFGIIGIMSLAFGLVTPPYGLCLLISAAIGQIKLIDALKDVAVILLPMIFVLLFIILVPDLILALPRWLMPNFIQ, via the coding sequence ATGGGGCCGGGTGAAGTCGCTGCCATTCTGTTTGGCACCTTTGGGATCCTTGTCGCGCTGCGTGTGCCGGTCGCTTTTGCGCTGGGGCTGGCCGTGGTGCCGGTCTTTTTCATCGAGGATCGCCTGACGCCCGTGCTGCTCATGCGCGAGATGTTCAAAAGCTACAACGCCTTCATCCTGCTGGCGGTCCCGTTCTTTCTGCTGGCGGCCAACCTGATGAATGCGGCGGGCATCACCGACCGGCTGATCCGGCTGGCGCGTGCGATGGTGGGGCATCTGCCGGGTGGGGTGGGGCATGTGAATGTGGTTGTCTCCATGCTGTTCGCCGGCACCTCTGGCTCCTCTACGGCGGATGCGGCGGGCATCGGGTCGCTCCTGATCCCGCAGATGAAGAAAGAGGGCTACGATTCCTCTTTTGCGGTGGCCATCACGGCCTGTTCCAGCGTCATGGGGGTCATCATTCCGCCCTCGATCCTGATGATCGTCTGGGGTGGGCTGATGTCGGTGTCCATCGGAGGGTTGTTTCTGGCTGGCGTGGTGCCCGGCATTCTGATCGCGGGCTCGCAGATGATCACGGTCTATGTCTACGCCAAGCGGCGCGGCTACCCGGTGCACACACGTTCCACCTTGATGGAGCTTTTCCGCGCGGCAGCCGGCGCGTCTTTGGCGCTCATGACGCCGCTGATCATCGTGGGCGGCATCGTCGGCGGGTTTTTCACACCGACCGAAGCTTCGGTGGTCGCTGTCCTTTATTCGCTGTTTCTGGGCATGCTCATCTATCGCACCATCACGCCGCGCCAACTGCCGCACATCCTTTATGACAGCGCGCGTTTCGCCGCGATTACCCTGTTCTGCATCGGCACGGCATCCGCCTTTGGGTGGTGTCTGGCCTATTTCAAAATCCCTGCCACATTGGTGGCCTACATCGACCAGTTGGGTTTGGGCGTCATCGGAATCGGGATCATGTGTGCGCTTGCGTTCCTGCTGATCGGCATGTTCATCGACGCAATCCCCGCGATCATCATTCTGGGCACGGTGTTGTTCCCGGTGACGCAGCATGTGGGGATGCACCCGATCCATTTCGGGATCATCGGGATCATGAGCCTCGCGTTTGGGCTGGTCACACCGCCCTATGGGCTTTGTCTGTTGATCAGTGCAGCCATCGGGCAGATAAAACTGATTGATGCGCTAAAGGACGTGGCGGTCATCCTGCTGCCGATGATTTTCGTGCTTCTGTTCATCATTCTGGTTCCCGACCTTATTCTTGCCCTGCCGCGCTGGCTGATGCCGAATTTCATTCAATGA